The Lysobacter capsici genome has a segment encoding these proteins:
- a CDS encoding DUF4159 domain-containing protein — MLGGAAGAWLARSPLAQAAADYDFWFTRLKYDSGDWDVDQRMPANLITSLIDYTNLRVDPKEHVLALADPKMLAAPFCYLAGHKLVEFNPDERRNFERYVRNGGFVFVDDCNHDIDGLFAKSFEAQMGKIFGAKALKRLSKNHPIYRSFFVFDGPPATGFELNGWGDDLVHDYLQGIEIDGRLGVLYSNKDYGCEWDYDWRNKRFLAEDNTKFGVNIVMYALGA; from the coding sequence ATGCTGGGCGGCGCGGCCGGCGCCTGGCTCGCGCGCTCGCCGCTGGCGCAGGCCGCGGCCGATTACGATTTCTGGTTCACCCGGCTCAAGTACGATTCCGGCGACTGGGATGTCGACCAGCGCATGCCGGCCAATCTGATCACCTCGCTGATCGACTACACCAATCTGCGCGTGGATCCGAAGGAGCACGTGCTGGCGCTGGCCGATCCGAAGATGCTGGCCGCGCCGTTCTGCTATCTGGCCGGGCACAAGCTGGTCGAGTTCAACCCCGATGAGCGGCGCAACTTCGAACGCTACGTGCGCAACGGCGGCTTCGTGTTCGTCGACGACTGCAACCACGACATCGACGGCCTGTTCGCCAAATCGTTCGAAGCGCAGATGGGCAAGATCTTCGGCGCCAAGGCGCTCAAGCGATTGTCGAAGAACCACCCGATCTACCGCAGCTTCTTCGTCTTCGACGGTCCGCCCGCGACCGGTTTCGAATTGAACGGCTGGGGCGACGATCTGGTTCACGACTATCTGCAGGGCATCGAGATCGACGGTCGTCTGGGTGTGCTGTACAGCAACAAGGATTATGGCTGCGAGTGGGATTACGACTGGCGCAACAAGCGTTTTCTGGCCGAGGACAATACCAAGTTCGGGGTCAATATCGTGATGTATGCGTTGGGGGCTTGA
- a CDS encoding TldD/PmbA family protein: protein MQRRDFLSFTGLGLAGLALPYGRAIAADALLEPADQAKRRHLADTALSAAREGGASYCDVRIGRYLRQSVITREAQVRNIVNGESAGVGIRVLCEGAWGFAATASSSADAVAAATRQAVAIARANARAQTRKVELAPVTGVGEVAWKTPIRKNAMAVPIKDKVDLLLSVNAAALKAGADYVNSTLFVINEQKYFASTDGSYIDQDVHRIWLPLTATAVDKATGKFRTRDGLSAPMGMGYEYLDADPAGRVSLPGGLIGYGRSYDVMADAVAAAGHARAKLKAPSVKPGKYDLVLDPSNLFLTIHENVGHPLELDRVLGYEANYAGTSFATLDKRDQGYRYGSEVVNFVADKTRPGSLGAVGYDDEGVKTREWDLIRDGILVDYQATRDEAHILGHKQSHGCSYADSWSSVQFQRMANVSLKPGKTPLSVAQMIKGVERGLYVHGRGSYSIDQQRYNAQFGGQLFFEIKNGEVTGMIEDAAYQIRTPEFWNACVAVCDERDFRLGGSFFDGKGQPSQVSAVSHGSSTTRFNGINVINTARAL, encoded by the coding sequence GTGCAACGACGCGATTTCCTGAGTTTCACCGGTCTGGGCCTGGCCGGCCTGGCGCTTCCCTACGGCCGCGCGATCGCGGCCGATGCGCTGCTGGAACCGGCCGACCAGGCCAAGCGCCGGCATCTGGCCGACACCGCGTTGAGCGCGGCGCGCGAAGGCGGCGCGAGTTATTGCGACGTGCGCATCGGGCGTTATCTGCGCCAGTCGGTGATCACCCGCGAGGCGCAGGTGCGCAATATCGTCAACGGCGAATCCGCCGGCGTCGGCATCCGCGTGCTGTGCGAGGGCGCCTGGGGTTTCGCCGCCACGGCGTCGTCGAGCGCCGACGCGGTGGCCGCCGCGACCCGCCAGGCCGTGGCGATCGCGCGCGCCAATGCACGGGCGCAGACCCGCAAGGTCGAGCTCGCGCCGGTGACCGGGGTGGGCGAAGTCGCCTGGAAAACGCCGATCCGCAAGAACGCGATGGCGGTACCGATCAAGGACAAGGTCGATCTGCTGCTGTCGGTCAACGCGGCCGCGCTCAAGGCCGGCGCCGACTACGTCAATTCGACCTTGTTCGTGATCAACGAACAAAAATACTTCGCGTCCACCGACGGCAGCTACATCGATCAGGACGTGCATCGCATCTGGCTGCCGTTGACCGCGACCGCGGTCGATAAGGCCACCGGCAAGTTCCGCACCCGCGACGGCTTGTCGGCGCCGATGGGCATGGGCTACGAATACCTCGACGCCGATCCCGCGGGCCGGGTGTCGTTGCCCGGCGGTTTGATCGGCTACGGACGCTCCTACGACGTGATGGCCGACGCGGTCGCCGCGGCCGGCCACGCGCGCGCCAAGCTCAAGGCGCCGTCGGTGAAACCGGGCAAGTACGATCTGGTGCTGGACCCGTCCAATCTGTTCCTGACCATCCACGAGAACGTCGGCCATCCGCTCGAACTCGATCGCGTGCTCGGCTACGAGGCCAATTACGCCGGCACCAGTTTCGCCACCTTGGACAAGCGCGATCAGGGTTATCGCTACGGCAGCGAAGTGGTCAACTTCGTCGCCGACAAGACCCGTCCGGGCAGCCTGGGCGCGGTCGGTTACGACGACGAAGGCGTCAAGACCCGCGAATGGGACCTGATCCGCGACGGCATCCTGGTCGACTATCAGGCCACGCGCGACGAGGCGCACATCCTCGGCCACAAGCAATCGCATGGGTGCAGCTACGCCGATTCGTGGTCGAGCGTGCAGTTCCAGCGCATGGCCAATGTCTCGCTGAAACCGGGCAAGACGCCGCTGAGCGTGGCGCAGATGATCAAGGGCGTGGAGCGCGGCCTGTACGTGCATGGCCGCGGCTCGTATTCGATCGATCAGCAGCGCTACAACGCCCAGTTCGGCGGCCAGTTGTTCTTCGAGATCAAGAACGGCGAAGTGACCGGCATGATCGAGGATGCGGCGTATCAGATCCGCACGCCGGAATTCTGGAACGCCTGCGTGGCGGTGTGCGACGAGCGCGATTTCCGCCTCGGCGGCTCGTTCTTCGACGGCAAGGGCCAGCCCAGCCAGGTCTCGGCGGTGTCGCACGGGTCGAGCACGACGCGTTTCAACGGCATCAACGTCATCAACACCGCGCGTGCGCTGTAG
- a CDS encoding DUF58 domain-containing protein: MNDLIPPEVRARLRSLQLLSRRAVGNHGIGLHSSRSRGAGLEFAQYRAYEPGDELRQVDWKLYARSDRFFVREAERESPLAVWLLLDATASMSQGDAARPGWSRLQAGKALVACITELALRQGDRFGLIALRGDGLRLAAPATGVRQRDRLLLELHGLSAQGAWPSADALRPLWERIGAGDLVVMIGDGFDEGALEAAERLAAARREVLSIRILTAEERDFPFRGGYRFRDQETGGELLGDGAALREDFLNRFAAARTALDARLDASGIRHAEYVLDEALDLPLRRLFGAGAA; encoded by the coding sequence GTGAACGACCTGATTCCACCCGAGGTGCGGGCGCGATTGCGCAGCCTGCAGTTGCTGTCGCGGCGCGCGGTCGGCAACCACGGCATCGGCCTGCACAGCAGCCGCAGTCGCGGCGCCGGGCTGGAATTCGCCCAATACCGCGCTTACGAGCCCGGCGACGAACTGCGTCAGGTCGACTGGAAACTGTACGCACGCTCCGACCGTTTCTTCGTGCGCGAAGCCGAACGCGAGAGTCCGCTCGCGGTGTGGCTGTTGCTCGATGCGACCGCGTCGATGAGCCAGGGCGATGCGGCGCGGCCTGGCTGGTCGCGCCTTCAAGCGGGCAAGGCGCTGGTGGCCTGCATCACCGAACTGGCGCTGCGCCAGGGCGACCGGTTCGGACTGATCGCATTGCGCGGCGACGGCCTGCGCCTGGCCGCGCCCGCGACCGGCGTGCGTCAGCGCGATCGTTTGCTGCTGGAACTGCACGGCTTGTCGGCGCAGGGCGCGTGGCCCTCGGCCGATGCTTTGCGACCGCTGTGGGAACGCATCGGCGCCGGCGATCTGGTGGTGATGATCGGCGACGGCTTCGACGAGGGCGCGCTCGAAGCCGCCGAACGGCTGGCCGCGGCACGGCGCGAAGTGTTGAGCATCCGCATCCTGACCGCCGAGGAACGCGATTTCCCGTTCCGCGGCGGCTACCGTTTCCGCGATCAGGAAACCGGCGGGGAATTGCTCGGCGACGGCGCCGCCTTGCGCGAGGACTTCCTCAACCGCTTCGCCGCCGCGCGCACGGCGCTGGACGCGCGTCTGGACGCGAGCGGCATCCGTCACGCCGAGTACGTGCTCGACGAAGCGCTGGATCTGCCGCTGCGGCGATTGTTCGGCGCGGGGGCGGCGTGA
- a CDS encoding FMN-binding negative transcriptional regulator → MYLPRAFAETDLGALDRLAEQYDFATLITVRDELPTVSHLPLLYRRDGDQVELRGHWARPNPQARHAGPALAILQGPQAYISPGWYPDKETAARVPTWNYAIAHLHGQLETFEDEPGLARVVDDLSVRHETRIGSDWRFEVEREELRRQLRGIVGFRFRVERMELKFKLSQNHPLANRENVAAQLQAQDRDDSRAVAALMRERMRHTVADD, encoded by the coding sequence ATGTACCTGCCGCGCGCCTTCGCCGAAACCGACCTGGGCGCGCTCGATCGCCTGGCCGAGCAGTACGACTTCGCCACCCTGATCACCGTGCGCGACGAACTGCCGACGGTGAGTCATCTGCCGCTGCTGTACCGCCGCGACGGCGATCAGGTCGAACTGCGCGGCCATTGGGCGCGGCCGAACCCGCAGGCGCGGCACGCCGGCCCGGCGCTGGCGATCCTGCAAGGCCCGCAGGCTTATATCTCGCCGGGCTGGTACCCCGACAAGGAAACCGCGGCGCGGGTGCCGACCTGGAACTACGCGATCGCGCATCTGCACGGCCAGTTGGAAACCTTCGAGGACGAGCCCGGACTGGCCCGGGTCGTCGACGATCTGAGCGTGCGTCACGAAACCCGCATCGGCAGCGACTGGCGCTTCGAAGTCGAACGCGAGGAACTGCGCCGGCAACTGCGCGGCATCGTCGGTTTCCGCTTCCGGGTCGAGCGCATGGAACTCAAGTTCAAGCTCAGCCAGAACCATCCGCTGGCCAATCGCGAAAACGTCGCCGCGCAATTGCAGGCGCAGGACCGCGACGACAGCCGCGCGGTCGCCGCGTTGATGCGCGAGCGCATGCGGCACACCGTCGCGGACGATTGA
- a CDS encoding SDR family oxidoreductase: MDLNLTGKHALVCGASEGIGRAAAHELALLGCDVTVLARRADALAAVAEALPRSGAQAHGWIAADVADAAALSVQVEALAAGKPVQILINNTGGPPGGPAHSATDTAYLDAFARHLLANQTLVRAVLPGMRSAQWGRVVNVISTSVKEPIVGLGVSNTIRGAVASWAKTLSRELGGDGITVNNVLPGYTRTARIEQIVGDRARTTGLSEEAVMDAMRKTVPLNRFADASEIAACIAFLCSPAAGYVDGVSLAVDGGRMQSI; this comes from the coding sequence ATGGACCTCAACCTCACCGGCAAACACGCGCTGGTCTGCGGCGCCTCCGAAGGCATCGGTCGCGCCGCCGCGCACGAACTGGCCCTGCTCGGCTGCGATGTGACCGTGCTGGCGCGCCGCGCCGACGCCCTGGCCGCGGTCGCCGAGGCCTTGCCGCGCAGCGGCGCGCAGGCGCACGGCTGGATCGCCGCCGACGTCGCCGATGCCGCCGCGCTGAGCGTGCAGGTCGAGGCGCTCGCCGCCGGCAAGCCGGTGCAGATCCTGATCAACAACACCGGCGGCCCGCCGGGCGGCCCGGCGCATTCGGCGACCGACACCGCGTATCTCGATGCATTCGCGCGCCATCTGCTCGCCAACCAGACCCTGGTGCGCGCGGTGTTGCCGGGCATGCGCTCGGCGCAGTGGGGCCGCGTGGTCAACGTGATCTCGACCTCGGTCAAGGAACCCATCGTCGGCCTGGGCGTGTCCAACACCATCCGCGGCGCGGTCGCGAGCTGGGCCAAGACCTTGTCGCGCGAACTCGGCGGCGACGGCATCACCGTCAACAACGTGCTGCCCGGTTACACCCGGACCGCGCGCATCGAACAGATCGTCGGCGATCGCGCGCGCACGACCGGCTTGTCCGAAGAAGCCGTAATGGATGCGATGCGCAAGACCGTGCCGCTCAACCGCTTCGCGGATGCATCTGAAATCGCTGCGTGCATCGCCTTCCTGTGCTCGCCGGCGGCGGGTTACGTCGACGGCGTGAGTCTGGCCGTGGACGGTGGGCGGATGCAGTCGATCTGA
- a CDS encoding BatA domain-containing protein, protein MNPVLLLPIGLAALAALIVPLLIHLARRSEQRPTDFAALRWLRQRPKPRHRIRFDERLLLAVRLLLLALLAVLLARPALYGAQSDAPWIAVVPGVQGQALAALDRPADARMHWLTPGFPAFDPAAPAPPTSFELPVSSLLRELDATLPAQVAVTVLVPEQLQGADAQRPRLSRQVEWRVLPGAMTMRTAQAVAVPDPSIRYAADRAAALPYLRAAIASWREPGATTAGRVNGSIAPDTQPLDAGSRQLLWLKPGPLPNAVSQWIAGGGTVLLDAASARPGGAGEGAAIMPVPLWRNADGVVLVEGARYGRGKVMRWTRALTPQTMPELLEPGFAGQLRNLFEPPHEPPSRVMAREHAPSTGTAAFALPPRDLRLWLALLIALVFLFERWLATRPRRGAAP, encoded by the coding sequence GTGAACCCGGTCCTGTTGCTGCCGATCGGCCTGGCCGCGCTCGCCGCGCTGATCGTGCCGTTGCTGATCCATCTGGCCCGGCGCAGCGAACAGCGTCCGACCGATTTCGCCGCGCTGCGCTGGCTGCGGCAGCGACCCAAGCCGCGCCATCGCATCCGTTTCGACGAGCGGCTGCTGCTGGCGGTGCGCCTGTTGTTGTTGGCACTGCTGGCTGTGTTGCTGGCGCGGCCGGCGCTGTACGGCGCGCAGAGCGATGCGCCGTGGATCGCGGTGGTGCCGGGGGTGCAGGGACAGGCCTTGGCGGCGCTGGACCGGCCCGCGGATGCGCGCATGCACTGGTTGACGCCGGGATTCCCGGCCTTCGATCCAGCCGCGCCCGCGCCGCCGACGTCGTTCGAATTGCCGGTATCGAGCCTGCTGCGCGAACTCGACGCCACGCTGCCGGCGCAGGTCGCCGTGACCGTGCTCGTACCCGAGCAACTGCAAGGCGCCGATGCGCAGCGACCGCGGCTGTCGCGACAAGTCGAATGGCGGGTGCTGCCCGGCGCGATGACGATGCGAACCGCGCAGGCCGTCGCCGTGCCCGACCCATCGATTCGCTACGCCGCCGATCGCGCGGCGGCGCTGCCGTACCTGCGCGCGGCGATCGCGTCGTGGCGTGAGCCCGGCGCGACCACGGCGGGTCGCGTCAACGGTTCGATCGCGCCGGACACGCAGCCGCTGGATGCGGGCTCCAGGCAGTTGCTGTGGCTCAAGCCCGGCCCGCTGCCGAACGCGGTGAGCCAATGGATCGCCGGCGGCGGCACGGTTTTGCTCGACGCTGCGAGCGCCCGGCCTGGCGGTGCGGGCGAGGGCGCGGCGATCATGCCGGTGCCGTTGTGGCGCAACGCCGACGGCGTAGTTCTGGTCGAGGGTGCACGTTACGGCCGCGGCAAGGTCATGCGCTGGACCCGCGCATTGACCCCGCAGACGATGCCGGAATTGCTCGAACCCGGATTCGCCGGACAACTGCGTAACTTGTTCGAACCGCCGCACGAACCGCCGTCGCGGGTGATGGCGCGCGAGCATGCACCGTCGACCGGCACGGCCGCATTCGCGTTGCCGCCGCGCGATCTGCGCCTGTGGCTGGCGCTGTTGATCGCGCTGGTGTTCCTGTTCGAACGTTGGCTGGCGACGCGGCCGCGCCGTGGAGCGGCGCCATGA
- a CDS encoding AAA family ATPase: MTTNAANNNSEAELKAQLDRLGALRQAIAQAIVGQDDVVEQLLIGLLAGGHCLLEGVPGLGKTLLVRSLGQALELQFRRVQFTPDLMPSDILGTELLEEDHGTGHRHFRFQPGPIFTNLLLADELNRTPPKTQAALLEAMQERTVSYAGVTHTLPSPFFVLATQNPLEQAGTYPLPEAQLDRFLLHIRVGYPSEREEHDILQQTTGAHSAQVPRVMGGEDVLALQARVREVHLADDLLLWITRLVRASRPDEGGLAEVRQWVKWGAGPRAGQSLVLAAKARALLHGRFAATREDIAALAAPVMRHRLLLSFAAEAENKSADDVIAALLRGVPLPGA, encoded by the coding sequence ATGACTACGAACGCGGCAAACAACAACAGCGAAGCCGAACTCAAGGCGCAACTCGATCGTCTAGGCGCGCTGCGCCAGGCGATCGCGCAGGCGATCGTCGGCCAGGACGACGTGGTCGAGCAGCTGCTGATCGGCCTGCTCGCCGGCGGCCACTGCCTGCTCGAAGGCGTCCCCGGGCTCGGCAAGACCCTGCTGGTGCGCTCGCTCGGGCAGGCGCTGGAATTGCAGTTCCGACGCGTGCAGTTCACCCCCGACCTGATGCCCAGCGACATCCTCGGCACCGAACTGCTCGAAGAAGACCACGGCACCGGCCATCGTCATTTCCGCTTCCAGCCCGGGCCGATCTTCACCAATCTGCTGCTCGCCGACGAACTCAACCGCACCCCGCCCAAGACCCAGGCGGCGCTGCTCGAAGCGATGCAGGAGCGCACGGTCAGCTACGCCGGCGTGACCCACACTTTGCCGTCGCCGTTCTTCGTGCTCGCCACCCAGAACCCGCTCGAACAGGCCGGCACCTATCCTTTGCCCGAAGCGCAGCTCGACCGTTTCCTGCTGCATATCCGCGTGGGCTATCCGAGCGAGCGCGAAGAACACGACATCCTGCAGCAGACCACCGGCGCGCACAGCGCGCAGGTGCCGCGGGTGATGGGCGGCGAGGACGTGCTGGCCTTGCAGGCGCGGGTGCGCGAAGTGCATCTGGCCGACGATCTGCTGTTGTGGATCACCCGGCTGGTGCGCGCGAGCCGTCCCGACGAAGGCGGGCTGGCGGAAGTGCGGCAGTGGGTGAAGTGGGGCGCCGGTCCGCGCGCCGGCCAGTCGCTGGTGCTCGCGGCCAAGGCGCGTGCGTTGTTGCACGGCCGTTTCGCCGCGACCCGCGAGGACATCGCCGCGCTGGCCGCGCCGGTGATGCGCCATCGCCTGTTGCTGTCGTTCGCGGCCGAAGCCGAGAACAAGAGCGCCGACGACGTGATCGCCGCGCTGTTGCGCGGCGTGCCGCTGCCCGGCGCCTGA
- a CDS encoding carboxypeptidase regulatory-like domain-containing protein: MNLPINLPILIAVVLGLAALIAMASLIHRQRRTDRPARSRGWRLALLLAAQPILAVLLYLSLLPPPLRTQAGTMVVATAGAAQSGVATAGDLQIGLPEAPLSAERERAPDLATALRRHPGTQRVRVIGAGLEARDRDAARGLAIEFQLPALPRGLVGVWAPSRVGVGATFAVHGRVQGLQDGTIELLDPGRRRVDRIAPDRDGGFALSAVARGAGLTAFTLRLRDARQNVIEEIELPVSVLPDAQPKVLLLAGAPGPELKYLRRWALDAGLKLHTQISVGAGMQLGDAPVALNAATLAGFDLVVLDERAWDALGAPQREALMAAMRTGLGVMLRIAGPLSPRTRAQLRELGFELGVGADSIAMRLPAPSIDEDALRARLGPGSEHAPRPRDQPVAAVPALTRRNLSLAGPKVQSLLRDADGNAFAAWRANGQGRIGLWSLGDSFVLALAGRDDLHAQLWSQAFATLARAKPRDTLRIEGVARQGERMVLCGLADGAQVSDPQNKSLSLLIDPVRGAERCAAFWPEAAGWHALKQGERTTAFFVRARDDAPGLRANELREATLALVSPQPRRDDAGADAPERDGWEDLFASDLPRGPAWPWFLLWLVCAAGLWWLERSRLGRYGADAATSAQS, translated from the coding sequence ATGAACTTGCCCATCAACTTGCCCATCCTGATCGCCGTCGTCCTGGGCCTCGCGGCGCTGATCGCGATGGCGAGCCTGATCCACCGCCAGCGCCGTACCGATCGCCCGGCGCGTTCGCGCGGCTGGCGTCTGGCGTTGTTGCTCGCGGCGCAGCCGATCCTCGCGGTGTTGTTGTACCTGAGCTTGCTGCCGCCGCCGCTGCGCACCCAGGCCGGCACGATGGTGGTCGCGACCGCCGGCGCGGCGCAAAGCGGTGTTGCGACAGCGGGCGACCTGCAGATCGGCCTGCCCGAAGCGCCGTTGTCGGCCGAACGCGAGCGTGCGCCGGACCTGGCCACGGCCTTGCGCCGCCATCCCGGCACGCAACGAGTGCGGGTGATCGGCGCGGGACTGGAAGCGCGCGATCGCGACGCCGCGCGCGGACTGGCGATCGAATTCCAGCTGCCGGCATTGCCGCGCGGTTTGGTCGGTGTGTGGGCGCCGTCGCGGGTCGGCGTCGGTGCGACGTTCGCGGTTCATGGTCGAGTGCAGGGCTTGCAGGACGGCACGATCGAACTGCTCGATCCGGGCCGGCGGCGCGTGGATCGGATCGCGCCCGATCGCGATGGCGGGTTCGCGCTCAGCGCGGTCGCGCGCGGCGCCGGACTGACTGCATTTACTTTGCGGCTGCGCGATGCTCGCCAGAACGTGATCGAGGAGATCGAACTGCCGGTTTCGGTGTTGCCCGATGCGCAACCCAAGGTATTGCTGCTGGCCGGCGCGCCCGGACCGGAACTCAAATACCTGCGTCGCTGGGCGCTGGATGCGGGGCTGAAGCTGCATACCCAGATCAGCGTCGGTGCCGGCATGCAGCTCGGCGATGCGCCGGTTGCGCTGAATGCCGCGACCCTGGCCGGGTTCGATCTGGTCGTGCTCGACGAGCGTGCCTGGGATGCGCTGGGCGCGCCGCAGCGCGAGGCGCTGATGGCGGCGATGCGCACGGGGTTAGGCGTGATGCTGCGCATCGCCGGGCCCTTGTCGCCGCGCACACGCGCGCAGCTGCGCGAACTCGGATTCGAACTGGGCGTGGGCGCGGACTCGATCGCGATGCGCTTGCCGGCGCCGTCGATCGACGAAGATGCGCTGCGCGCGCGACTCGGGCCGGGCAGCGAGCACGCGCCGCGCCCGCGCGATCAACCGGTCGCGGCGGTGCCGGCGCTGACCCGGCGCAATCTGTCGCTGGCCGGGCCGAAGGTGCAAAGTCTGCTGCGCGATGCCGACGGTAACGCCTTCGCCGCCTGGCGCGCGAACGGGCAGGGGCGCATCGGCCTGTGGAGCCTGGGCGACAGCTTCGTGCTGGCCCTGGCCGGGCGCGACGATCTGCATGCGCAGTTGTGGAGTCAGGCGTTCGCGACCTTGGCGCGGGCCAAGCCGCGCGACACATTGCGTATCGAAGGCGTGGCGCGGCAGGGCGAACGCATGGTGCTGTGCGGGCTGGCCGACGGCGCGCAGGTGTCCGACCCGCAAAACAAATCGCTCAGCCTGCTGATCGACCCGGTGCGCGGCGCCGAGCGTTGCGCCGCGTTCTGGCCCGAGGCGGCCGGCTGGCATGCGTTGAAACAAGGCGAGCGTACGACCGCGTTCTTCGTTCGCGCCCGCGACGATGCGCCCGGATTGCGCGCGAACGAATTACGCGAGGCGACCTTGGCGCTGGTGTCGCCGCAGCCGCGGCGTGACGACGCCGGCGCCGATGCGCCCGAGCGCGACGGCTGGGAAGATCTGTTCGCGAGCGACCTGCCGCGCGGACCGGCATGGCCGTGGTTCCTGCTCTGGTTGGTTTGCGCCGCGGGGCTGTGGTGGCTGGAGCGTTCGCGACTGGGGCGCTATGGCGCGGATGCCGCAACGTCCGCGCAAAGCTGA
- a CDS encoding TldD/PmbA family protein — MSIFTEAQSKAILDKVIALSKADECTATLTGSIDGNIRFALNNVSTSGIVSNADLAVQVAFGNRTGTATINEFDDAALERVVRRAEDLARLAPENPEFMPAIEKQTYKPSSTFSAATAAITPEFRAQVATDSIAPCRDGKLTAAGFLEDGQSFVAFANSKGNFGYQQATNFNYTCTVRTEDGRGSGWVGRNLQDSGQFKTDADVRIAMRKATESAEAKALEPGKYTVILEPAAAAGLISFMMNFFDARQADEGRSFLSKKGGGNKLGELVYDPRVNISADPWDPRASVLPWDREGLPREKMAIIDNGKVAALDYSRFWAKKQGKKAIGSPGNLLMAGGDKSTAELIKGTQKGILVTRTWYIRMVDPQTVLLTGLTRDGTFYIENGVIKHPVKNFRFNESPVIMLNNIEELGRPVRVAGDESGFVMMIPPMKLRDFTFTSLSDAV; from the coding sequence ATGAGTATTTTTACCGAAGCGCAGTCCAAGGCCATCCTCGACAAGGTCATCGCGCTGTCCAAGGCCGATGAATGCACCGCAACCCTGACCGGTTCGATCGACGGCAACATCCGGTTCGCCCTCAACAACGTGTCGACCAGCGGCATCGTCAGCAACGCCGACCTGGCCGTGCAGGTGGCCTTCGGCAACCGCACCGGCACCGCGACCATCAACGAGTTCGACGACGCCGCGCTCGAACGCGTGGTCCGCCGCGCCGAGGACCTGGCGCGACTGGCGCCGGAAAATCCCGAGTTCATGCCGGCGATCGAGAAGCAGACCTACAAGCCCAGCTCGACCTTCAGCGCCGCCACCGCGGCGATCACGCCCGAGTTCCGCGCCCAGGTCGCGACCGATTCGATCGCGCCGTGCCGCGACGGCAAGCTCACCGCCGCGGGTTTCCTCGAGGACGGCCAGAGCTTCGTCGCCTTCGCCAACAGCAAGGGCAACTTCGGCTACCAGCAGGCGACCAACTTCAACTACACCTGCACCGTGCGCACCGAGGACGGCCGCGGTTCGGGCTGGGTCGGGCGCAACCTGCAGGACTCGGGCCAGTTCAAGACCGATGCCGACGTGCGCATCGCCATGCGCAAGGCCACCGAATCGGCCGAGGCCAAGGCGCTGGAACCGGGCAAGTACACGGTGATCCTGGAACCGGCCGCGGCCGCCGGCCTGATCTCGTTCATGATGAATTTCTTCGACGCGCGCCAGGCCGACGAAGGCCGCAGCTTCCTGTCCAAGAAGGGCGGCGGCAACAAGCTCGGCGAACTGGTCTACGACCCGCGCGTCAACATCAGCGCCGACCCCTGGGACCCGCGCGCCTCGGTGTTGCCGTGGGACCGCGAGGGCCTGCCGCGCGAGAAGATGGCGATCATCGACAACGGCAAGGTCGCCGCGCTGGATTACTCGCGCTTCTGGGCGAAGAAGCAGGGCAAGAAGGCGATCGGCTCGCCGGGCAACCTGCTGATGGCCGGCGGCGACAAGTCCACCGCCGAGCTGATCAAGGGCACCCAGAAGGGCATCCTGGTCACCCGCACCTGGTACATCCGCATGGTCGATCCGCAGACCGTGCTGCTGACCGGCCTGACCCGCGACGGCACCTTCTACATCGAGAACGGCGTGATCAAGCACCCGGTGAAGAATTTCCGCTTCAACGAATCGCCGGTGATCATGCTCAACAACATCGAGGAACTCGGCCGTCCGGTGCGCGTGGCCGGCGACGAGTCGGGCTTCGTGATGATGATCCCGCCGATGAAGCTGCGCGATTTCACCTTCACCTCGCTGTCGGACGCGGTCTGA